CAACGTGCCCGCCAACGGGTTTGAGGTTTATGACGCGCGGCACGGTCAATCATCGCGATTTGATTCGGTTCGGGCGACGAAGAGCACCCTTGAGAATGGATATTTCCGAGTTACGCTCAATGCGGCGGGAGACATCGCGTCGATCTACGACAAGCGAGCAAAGCACGAAGCGTTCAAGTCGCCGTCTCAGTTGGACTTCCAGCATGAGAATCCGGCCGAGTGGCCCGCCTGGAATATGGATTGGGACGACCAAAACAAGCCGCCGTATGCTCACTTATCGGGTCCGGTGACGATGAAGCTCGTTGAGCATGGCCCGGTCCGATCCACGATTGAGGTCACCCGAGAGACAGGAGGCTCGAAGTTCGTCCAGCGCATCAGCCTTGCGTCGGGACAGGCTGGCGACCACGTCGAAGTGGAAAACCTGATCGATTGGAGCACGCGGGAAACGGCGCTCAAGGCCGCTTTCCACCTCACCTCGCCCAATTCGAAGGCAACCTTCGGAATGCAAGTTGGGGCTATCGTTCGGGAGAACAATAACCCGAAGAAGTACGAACTTCCGGTGCATGGCTGGATGGATGTGACCTCGCCGGACGGCAAGCACGGAGTTGGAATTCTCAGTCCGTTCAAGTACGGATCGGACAAGCCAAGTGACGACACGATCCGCCTCACGCTGATCTACACGCCGGGAACGCGAGGCGGTTATGAGGACCAGGGCGTGCAGGACTTTGGCCGCCACTCGATCGTTTACGGAATCGTTCCCCACGCGGGCGATTGGCGACAGGCCAATATGCCTTGGGAGTCGGCTCGCCTCGCTCAACCGCTTCGGGCATTTGTCACGAGCAAGCACGAAGGATCGTTGGGCAAATCGAAATCTTTGGCGTCGACTTCGAGCAATCAAGTTGAAATCCAGGCGATTAAGCAGGCCGAAGATAGAGACGGCTACATTGTGCGGTTGCGGGAACTGACCGGTCGCCCGGCGAGCAACGTCGTGGTGACGATGTCGAACGCCGTAGTCGGCGCGGAGGCGGTCGATGGCCAGGAGCGCCCTCTGGGCTCGGCGGAGACGCGGAACGGAAAGCTGATCGCCAATGTGAAGGGATTCGGCTTAGCCTCGTTCCGAGTTCGATTGGCGACGCCGAAGATCATGCTTCCGCAACCCAGTTCCAGCCCGGTGGCTCTGCCGTTCGATCTCGATGTCGTGAGCACATCGCAAAACGACAAGGACGGCGATTTCGACCACCACGGACGAACGTTGGCGGCCGAAGAGTTTCCGAGTCAGCTCAAGGTCGACAACATTGAGTTTAAGCTGGGCCCAACCACCGACGGCGCCAAGAACGCCTTGAGCGCCACGGGGCAGACCATCCGCATTCCCAAGGGATACCAAAGGCTCTATCTGTTGGCGGCGGGAACCTCGGATACCCAGACTTCCATGACCATCGGCAGTCATCGGGTGAACTTCAAAGTTCCTTCTTGGGCGGGCTACATCGGCCAATGGGACACTCGTCTTTGGAAGGGCGAACAGCCGGAACTCGCATATGGTTGGAGGCTTCCTTTCGACGGGCTTGCGCCAGGATATGTGAAGCAAACCGAACTGGCGTGGTACACGTCGCACTGCCACCTGGCGGGAGAAGGGAACGGCTACTACCAGTACACCTACCTCTTCAACCATGGATTCGATATTCCGAAGGGCGTGACCAGTGTTCGGCTTCCGGTCGATCCCAATTTGCGCATCTTTGCCATCTCGGTGGCCAAGCAAACTGAAGATCAGACCTCGCCCGCGATGCCGTTGATCGATACTCTGGACGATCATAAGCCGGGAGGCATGCCGAGCATCGTGGTACCGTCGGGCGCTTCGAGTGAAGGCGTCGATGTCACCCTGACTCCGCCGCTGTATTGGAAAGGCGACAACCTTCGATACACGACGGATGGCTCCAAGCCGACGGCCAAGTCGCTTCGATACACCGGACCGATTTTTGTGGGCCGACCGACGACCATCAAGGTTGCTCAAATCAACGATAATGGAACGTCGGGGCCGGTTGCCGAAAAGCGCGTCGAGGCCCGAGATTCGGTTCCGCCAAAGCTGGTCACCGGGACCATCATTCGGAGCCTGGGATTTGTTTCGATGGCGTTCAGCGAACCGATTAATCGGTCCGAGGGTGAGAGCGTGTCGAGCTATCAGATTTCGGGCGCGAAGATCGTCGCGGCGAAACTGTCGGACGATTCGCGATCGGTCTTCTTGACTCTCGATCGCGCCCTGGCCGATGACGCTCGGGTGACGGTTTCGACCAAGGTCCATGACCGAGTCGGAAATTCGTCCACCATCGAGTTCAATGCGGGTGCCGAAATGAAGCCGGTTTTCGACTTGCTGGAGCCGGTGCAGTCCAAGACTCAAACCTTCGACGCTCCGGTCCCCCGCAAGGGAACGGATTCCTGGACACTCAATTTCTGGGTCAAGGTTGACAAGCAACCGGAACCAAGAACGGTCCTGGCTGGATTTGGACGCGCGCGTGACGGGCAGAGCGGAACGGGTCGATACATCGCCAGCTTCCCGCGGGGCCTTGAGTTTTGGGCCGCCAACCAGGACGTTACGTCGAACGTCCGGCTCGACCTGAATCGATGGCAGATGCTCACGGCGACGTTCGACGGAACGATGCTTCGCCTCTATAAAGACGGCCAGAAGATTGGTGAGGGCACCCCGCATCTCAGCGACGACAACGGTCGGGTCAATGTGATGCCGATCGACCCTTGGCAACAACGGCGCACACTGGACGGCGAAATCAAGGACTTCACCATTTGGCCGGTCGCGCTTCCGGCTGAGGCCATCGAGAAGCTTCAAAGTCGCACTTCCGGTTAGGAGTGCGACTTTGAACGCTACGGCTTGGCGTCGAGAAAGTCGTTGACCATGGGGATGATGACGGATCCGCGCTGCATCAGCGTGACATGGGTGGTGTCGGGCAAGATGGCCAGCCGCGATGACGTGCGCGGTCCCATGTCGCCGTGGGTTTCTCCGCCTTTGAGTCGAAACATCTCGGCGATGTGCGAGAGCAGAATGCCGTCCGCGTCGCCATTGATGAAGAACATCGGCGCTTTGGTGGCCCTTATTTTGTCAGCTCCGAAGTCATACGGTTTGGAGGCCGAGGCGACGATCCGCTGGACGAACTGCGGAAAGTAGTCGGGAGTTGGGCTCAGTCGCTTGTACTCGGTCTCGATGGGCGAGCCTTTGAAGACGTCCGCCGTGAGGCCCGCGATGGCCTCGCGCGAACCCGCGACCATGCCGTCACTGCGGAAGGTGGACGAAATGATCACCGCCTTTCGTACGCGGTCGGGATGGCGGATGGCGCACTGCAACGCCACCTCTCCGCCCATGCTATAGCCGATCAGGTCTGCTTGGGAAATCTTCAGATATTTGAGTAGGGCGGCCACATCGTCGGCGAGGTTTTCGGGCGAGGGTTCTCGCGAGATGTCGGCGGTGCGGCCATGGCCTTGCATTTCAACGGCGATGACCTTTCGCGTTTTGGAAAGCTCGTCGATCCAGCCATCCCAGTTGATGGTGATGGTCATGAACGCGCCGTGAAGTAACACCACGGGTTGGCCACTCCCGTGAATCTCGTAGTACATCTTGAGCCCATTGACCGGCGCGTAGCCGGTCGTGGGTTTGGATTGGGCCGATGCAACAGTCATGACAAGCATCATGGCTAGCAACGCTGCTAACCACCGCATCAATCCGACTCCATCGTGGCGAGAAGTTCTTCGAGTTGGTCGAGGACCTCGGGCATTGCGCCGGTCGCTCCGGTTTCAACCGCTTCGGGCGACGGATAGCGATCGTGAATGATCAGAAGTGTCTGGTCTTCCATTTCTTCGAAGGTCACGGTGGTGATGGTTTGGCCCGCGTCGCCTTCATCGTTGGTCCAAACTAGGCGTGAGGTCGGTGTCACTTCGACGTAGGTTCCGAAAAATTCCATCGTCGAACCCTCGTGGAGGAATGCTAAGCGGTACTGGCCGCCGACGCGGATATCCATGTCGCAGGCGACCAGGTTCAGCCCGTACGACTTTGGAACCCACCATCGCCGGAATAGTTCGGGCGTGGTCCACGCCTTGAACACGAGGCGGGTGGGTGCGTTGACGGTGCGTTTAACAACGACTTCGCATTCAGAAATTCGCTCTACGGTCGTGTTGTTCTTGTTTTGGCTATTTAGGTGCATTTGCGTTCTCCTGCTGTTTCAATTCTTCGACTATAAGGTCCAGTTCATCAAAGCGTGCGGCCCAGAGTTGGTGATACCTCTCGATCCACGCCGCCTCTTCTTCGAGTCCGCGCTGTCCGAGCCTGCAGGTTCGGACGCGGCCGATCTTCTCGGTCCTGACGAGCCCGGCTTGCTCCAGGACGCCGACGTGCTTCTTCATGCCCGTGAGGGTCATTTGGAATTTTTCGGCAAGAGCCGTGATCGAGGCGTCGGCACGTCCGAGTTGCTCCAGGATGCCGCGCCGGGTGGCGTCTGATAGCGCGCCAAACGAGGTATCGAAGTGGGTTTGACTATACTGAACCATTTAGTTCAGTATAGCGGATGTTTGGGGAGTATGCAAGGGGATTGGAAAAATGGCTGCGTATCGTTTTGGCGTTCGATGACGAGTCAGCATTGGTGCTTTCTTGGCTTACCACTGGTAAATCCCAGCTTGCGGACAAGCAGACGTCTTTACCAGTGCCACCTCTAGCTTGGGTGGGCAAGATGCCCACCCTCCCAATGGGCTCTGGGCTTTGACTATCCATGAATCCTCCCCACCGTCCCGATGTCGCTGTGCTCCACTTCCTTTCAGCGGAATCTAAGGAGTTTGCTTCGCGATGCTCGCTCACCGACTCCACATGAATCCTCCCTGGGAAGCAGCGTGGTCAGTCGGGTATTTGACATGGTCGCTCTTATAGTGATTTTCGAGATAGCTTCTAGCCAACACTTAATCAGTCTTCATATAATGAATCACTAGCCAAGTCAAATGGGTTTAAGATTTCATCGGTCATTTAAGCTGTTTCCTGGGGTTCGGCTCAATGTTAGCAAGAGCGGATTCAGCACTAGTTTTGGAGTGAGAGGAGCCACCATTAATGTGGGACCTCGTGGTGTAAGAGGGACGGTGGGAATACCAGGTACCGGACTCTCCTATAGCGCCAAGATTGCTCCAGGCGCTCCTAGTTTGCCTGTTGGGGCTCCGTATTGGTCTCCGCCCCATTCCGCTCGACGAGGAAATCCGGTCCTACCCGTGCCGCCTCAAAACGTTCCCTACATCCCCTCGCAAGGAATGAATCAGATTTCGAGTGCGGCAGTGGAATGGCTAACTTCGGACGGATTGCAAGACTTGAGAGACATGCTCGTGGATGCTAAGAGGCAGCGTCAGGAGATTCGAGAAGACTTGCTGTCAACAAAAAAGGAATTGGCGGCTCGTGAGAGGGAGCTTCGGTGGAAGGACAGTTTCCTTAGATTTCTTTTCAAGAAAAGGGTTGCCGAACTTTCCCAACTTGTTCCTGAATTACGTCGACATATCGGTGAGCTCAACGCATGGAATGAAGCGACACACATTGATATCCAATTTGAAACAGGCAATCAGGCTCTAAGGGCATACGGAGATCTGGTTCGGGCTTACGAGGCATGCCGAAATTGCCAAGCAATATGGGATGTCACTGCCGACCGGGCCACGAATCGAGTAGTGGAAAGGACTACCGCCACGAGGTCCGTCGATAGACGCCCGGTGCGGTTCGAGTACGATGACAGCGACATTATCAGGTTCAAAGGTAGGGCGATGAGGCTTTCGAATGCCAACGGAGACGACCTGCTTCTTTATCCCGGAATCATTCTCATTCCCAGGGCAGACGGAGCTTTCGCTTTGCTGGACTTTCGTGATGTCATGTTGCATTCAGGGGCCGTTGACTTCATCGAGTCCGAACGAATTCCGGCAGATTCGAAAGTTGTCGGTCACACCTGGGCCAAGGCAAATAAGGATGGCTCCCCGGATCGACGCTTTGCTAGCAACTACCAGATTCCGGTCTGCGAATATGGGCGGCTCCATTTCGCAAGCCGGACCGGTTTGAACGAGGAGTTCCAACTGTCAAATTCCATGGCGGCCATATCTTTCGGACATGCTTTCACTGCCTATTCGAGAGCCCTTTCTATGGCACCGAGTTCAGTTACTGCGCCCTGAGTTTGCCACATTTGGTTGGCAATGGAGCGCCCTGAACGTGCGGAGCGCATCTTAACCTGGTTTATTGGCGAGGTTCATTTGCTGAGCCACGAATGGAGGGATTCATTTGCCATAATTTGAACCTAGAGCGATGGTGGTCGGTCGTATTTCCTTGTTGTTGGTTTGCCTTGTGCCGTGGTTGATGGCCTTTCGGAGCGACGAGCCGGTAGTCCGATTGCCGAAGGCTAAATATTCCAAGGAGGTTGTGGAACTTGGGCGCATGCTTTTCCGCGACAAGGGTCTTTCGAATCCGCCAGGTCAGGCGTGCATCAGTTGCCACGATCCGGCGGCAGGCTATACCTATCCCGATTCGGAGGTGAATAAGGTTTACGGCACCGTTCCTGGCGTGGTGGTGGGGCGATACGGCAACCGACGACCCCCTTCCTTGGCCTATTCACCGTTTTTGGCGGCGGGCTTGCCCCACTACGACAAGGCGGCGTTAGCGTGGGTTGGCGGGCTGTTTTGGGATGGCCGAGCGAAGAGTTCGCTTGAGCAAGTTCAATTCCCTCTGTTCAATCCGAACGAGATGAACAATCAGATTCACGGCGTCGGTCAACCGGCGATGGTGGTCGAAAAGATCAAAACGGGGCCACTGGCGGGTGCCTTTAAGAAGGTGTACGGGGCCAACGTCTTTTCGCTTCCAGTTGAGCAGGTATTTGGAAAGATTTCGGAGGCGATCGTTGCTTACGAGGCATCGCCGGAGGTGTCGCCGTTCACCTCCAAGTACGACGCGTACCTGGAGGGCAAGGCGGAGTTGACGCCTCAGGAGCTATTGGGGCTTCGGTTAGCGACGGGCACGTTGACCGGTCGCCCGGGCGGATTGCCGTTCAAGAAGTCGGCGCACTGTATGGATTGTCATGGAGCGAGCTTTGACTTGAGTGCAGGGCCGGACTTGTGGACGAACAGTTGCTATGCGAATTTAGGGGTGCCACGAAACAAGGCGAGCCTGTACTTCAAGATGAGCGACCAGAAGAAGAACCCCGATGGATACAACGCCCGTGGTGATGCTTACGTCGATATGGGGTTGGCGGGGTTCATCTACCCGTACTACGGTTGGAGTCCGCGCAAGCCGCACGGGCCCGACCCGCTCCAATTGATCGGCACGTTTAAGGCTCCGACGCTTCGCAACGTGGACAAGCGGCCTAATGCGGGATTCGTGAAGAGCTACATGCACAATGGCTACTTTAAGAGCCTGAAAGATGTGGTGCACTTTTACAATGCCCGCAATCTGACCGATGTTCCAGGCGAACTGATCGACTATACGAAGCCCGACCCTTACGCGGCGCTGAAGGGCAAGCCGCTATTCCCGCCGCCTGAGTACCTGGACGCGAATACCTTGATCAACCCGACGGGTTTGAGTGCAGCCCGAGGCGCGCCGACGACGCCCAGCAACGCGATGGACCCGGACGCCATGCAGATCGGCAATTTACACCTCACGGACAAGGAGGAGGACGCAATCGTCGCGTTTTTGAAATGCTTGTCCGACGGCTACTTTAAGCGATGAAAAAATGGCCCGCTCATCGCTGAGGCGGGCCATCTTTTCGATGTGGTTCCGGCTATTGACTGACGGTCCAGTTCAACTGATTCAGGTGGGCTTGCCAACCGGCGGCGGTGAGCGCCTTGTAGGTCACGAGGACCCGCATTTCACCAGTCGTCTGATTGACGAACCGCGATAGCTGGCCGGTTGCGCTGACGCTGACCGTTTGATCGGCGGTCGTAGCTCTTCGCGAGTCGACCTCCTCCCAAGCGTTGGTCAGGAAGTTGAACATCGAAACCACCTGACCGGGGCCAAGATTGTTGACGTTAGCGACGAACGTGATTCCAAGTCCACTCGGGTTCAGGACCGGCGAAATGCCGTTGATCTGAATCATGAACGGAGTGTCGCGGAGGTTGGTTCGGCTTGGGCCGATGTTGAGGTTCAGATAGTCGGAATCGGCGGCCGCGAGACTGGCTACGTTTCCGCTGGATACGATTCCCTGCAGAACTTGGTAGGAGGTGGGGGCGACTTGTACCGTGCCGATGTTGATCGATCGACCAGCCGAGGCGATTCCGTTGCAGACGACCTCGATGACGGATGGGCCCTTTTCGATATTGCTGGGAATGTCGAAGAAGGTCGACACGGGCAAGGAGCCGGTGGCGACGGCCATCGTGCTATGGTCGTGAGTCTTGCAGTAGCGGACGTGGCCGGTGGCGCTATTCGTGATTCTCACCAACGGGTAGTTCGAGTTGTTCGTCGAATCGTCTCCGTAGGCGCTGCCATTGGAGAGACCGTTGAACTGAGTACCGCTGATGATATAGGTCTTGCCGGTCAACGCGCCGGAAGATGGGTAGGCGCTGATGGTCGGTCGCCAGGCGTCGTTTGGTACGTTGTTGGTCGGCGAGTAGATTTCGACGTCCTTCGAGAAGTCCGTGAACATCACTTGCCCGTTGGGCAAGATCAGGAAGTTCCCCACGTAGGACGGGTTGCCGCTGGAGTTCGGTACGTTCGCGACCTCTAACAGCGAAGTTCCATCCCACTCGTAGAAGTGGCTGGGCGAGTTGAAGACTCCCGGGCTGGTGTAGGCCAAGATGTGGCCATTTGGCAACAGGACGGCGGGGCCGTCAGCGATGTCCAACTGACCGCCGACATTCGGAAAGTCGGGCGCGCTGACCCACGATCCAGGGTTGTTGGTGCCGGTCCCGGGGGTGTAGATGGCATTGTGTCCCGTTGCGCCAAAGGCGAAGACCTTCCCATCGGGCATGAGGACCATGGGGCCAAGCTCTTGGGAGGAGGAGTCCTCTAAGCGCTGGGGTGTATCACCCGCCGAAACCCAGGTGTCGAGCGACGGGATGTACTTTTCTGCATGGGGCGCGTTGATGGCGTCGCAGGTCATGATGGTGCCATCGGGGAGGAGCACCCAGCCTTCCTCGTCGAATCGGTCCAGTTTGCCGGTTCCCGATAGGTTGGTCCACTGCAAGGTGCCAGGATCCAGGATTGACAATTGCTTGTCGAACGGATGGGCGAGGAGGAATCGGCCGTCGGGCATGACTTGGCACTGCGCGTCGCCGATCTGGCTCCAACCAGAGGGCGCAGCCAACGAGGTCCAGGTGTTCGTGGCCGGATTGTAGACCGAGCCTTTGTTCGTCCAAACGGCGCCTTGGTTTAGGTTGTATTCGCCGCCAATCACGACGACACGGCCATCGGCCAGGACGGAAGAGGCGAAGTACAGGGGGCCATAGTCAGACGACATCGTGCCGATCGTCGACCAGGTTCCATCACGATAGGAACCAAGCGATGTTGGAGTGAGTTTGTACCAGGTGTTCGTCTGAGGACTGTG
The sequence above is a segment of the Armatimonadota bacterium genome. Coding sequences within it:
- a CDS encoding helix-turn-helix domain-containing protein produces the protein MVQYSQTHFDTSFGALSDATRRGILEQLGRADASITALAEKFQMTLTGMKKHVGVLEQAGLVRTEKIGRVRTCRLGQRGLEEEAAWIERYHQLWAARFDELDLIVEELKQQENANAPK
- a CDS encoding ATPase, with translation MHLNSQNKNNTTVERISECEVVVKRTVNAPTRLVFKAWTTPELFRRWWVPKSYGLNLVACDMDIRVGGQYRLAFLHEGSTMEFFGTYVEVTPTSRLVWTNDEGDAGQTITTVTFEEMEDQTLLIIHDRYPSPEAVETGATGAMPEVLDQLEELLATMESD
- a CDS encoding DUF4236 domain-containing protein — protein: MGLRFHRSFKLFPGVRLNVSKSGFSTSFGVRGATINVGPRGVRGTVGIPGTGLSYSAKIAPGAPSLPVGAPYWSPPHSARRGNPVLPVPPQNVPYIPSQGMNQISSAAVEWLTSDGLQDLRDMLVDAKRQRQEIREDLLSTKKELAARERELRWKDSFLRFLFKKRVAELSQLVPELRRHIGELNAWNEATHIDIQFETGNQALRAYGDLVRAYEACRNCQAIWDVTADRATNRVVERTTATRSVDRRPVRFEYDDSDIIRFKGRAMRLSNANGDDLLLYPGIILIPRADGAFALLDFRDVMLHSGAVDFIESERIPADSKVVGHTWAKANKDGSPDRRFASNYQIPVCEYGRLHFASRTGLNEEFQLSNSMAAISFGHAFTAYSRALSMAPSSVTAP
- a CDS encoding alpha-mannosidase, yielding MKFRFLSSALAITFSAFVMAQQKPTLYVVPYAHLDTQWRWSYPQVIREYLWNTMEDNFKLFDKYPHYTFNFGGSRRFEMMKEYFPEEYKKVVAAVKAGRWFPAPASVDETEVNIISGESVIRNVLYGNEYYKKEFGVTSDEFMRPDSFGFPYSLPTLLSHAGIKGFSTQKLTWGSTVGIPFNVGVWVGPDGSGVVSALNPTSYGSRVTDDLSNDPEWIKRLSEDPIPVDYRYYGTGDRGGAPAESSVANGEKSVTSDGPIKVIQAGADVMFKTLTPEQIAKLPRYQGELLLTQHSAGSMSSHSEMKRWNRKNELLADVAERASVAASLWAQTPYPMAKLNKAWDLTLGSQMHDMLPGTCLPKAYEYAQNDENIAQNSFASTVTTAVGAVASRLNTSAKGTALVVQNPLSIARQDVVEAEVPLTGSITVYGPDGRAVPTQVKSTDGQTSHILFLANVPANGFEVYDARHGQSSRFDSVRATKSTLENGYFRVTLNAAGDIASIYDKRAKHEAFKSPSQLDFQHENPAEWPAWNMDWDDQNKPPYAHLSGPVTMKLVEHGPVRSTIEVTRETGGSKFVQRISLASGQAGDHVEVENLIDWSTRETALKAAFHLTSPNSKATFGMQVGAIVRENNNPKKYELPVHGWMDVTSPDGKHGVGILSPFKYGSDKPSDDTIRLTLIYTPGTRGGYEDQGVQDFGRHSIVYGIVPHAGDWRQANMPWESARLAQPLRAFVTSKHEGSLGKSKSLASTSSNQVEIQAIKQAEDRDGYIVRLRELTGRPASNVVVTMSNAVVGAEAVDGQERPLGSAETRNGKLIANVKGFGLASFRVRLATPKIMLPQPSSSPVALPFDLDVVSTSQNDKDGDFDHHGRTLAAEEFPSQLKVDNIEFKLGPTTDGAKNALSATGQTIRIPKGYQRLYLLAAGTSDTQTSMTIGSHRVNFKVPSWAGYIGQWDTRLWKGEQPELAYGWRLPFDGLAPGYVKQTELAWYTSHCHLAGEGNGYYQYTYLFNHGFDIPKGVTSVRLPVDPNLRIFAISVAKQTEDQTSPAMPLIDTLDDHKPGGMPSIVVPSGASSEGVDVTLTPPLYWKGDNLRYTTDGSKPTAKSLRYTGPIFVGRPTTIKVAQINDNGTSGPVAEKRVEARDSVPPKLVTGTIIRSLGFVSMAFSEPINRSEGESVSSYQISGAKIVAAKLSDDSRSVFLTLDRALADDARVTVSTKVHDRVGNSSTIEFNAGAEMKPVFDLLEPVQSKTQTFDAPVPRKGTDSWTLNFWVKVDKQPEPRTVLAGFGRARDGQSGTGRYIASFPRGLEFWAANQDVTSNVRLDLNRWQMLTATFDGTMLRLYKDGQKIGEGTPHLSDDNGRVNVMPIDPWQQRRTLDGEIKDFTIWPVALPAEAIEKLQSRTSG
- a CDS encoding alpha/beta fold hydrolase, which gives rise to MRWLAALLAMMLVMTVASAQSKPTTGYAPVNGLKMYYEIHGSGQPVVLLHGAFMTITINWDGWIDELSKTRKVIAVEMQGHGRTADISREPSPENLADDVAALLKYLKISQADLIGYSMGGEVALQCAIRHPDRVRKAVIISSTFRSDGMVAGSREAIAGLTADVFKGSPIETEYKRLSPTPDYFPQFVQRIVASASKPYDFGADKIRATKAPMFFINGDADGILLSHIAEMFRLKGGETHGDMGPRTSSRLAILPDTTHVTLMQRGSVIIPMVNDFLDAKP